ACTCATCACCAATCGTTTCCATTTCCTTAATTTTGTCTGCATACTGCTCAGGTTCGTCAAGGTTGTTTAAACCTTCTCGAAACATTGTTGCAGTTTTGGTTATATGATGAGACATATTTTTTAGTGTGTCAAAAAACATATCCTTTTTTGGAAATAATGACATTTGTTTTGCGCCTCCATCAGTTAGATTTTTCACATACAAATGATTTACATACCGATAGTAACACAATTCAGGATGATCATGATAGAATTTTTAATTTGTCTTTCGCCCAAAATAAGAAAAATAAGGCTAACCTTCTCTGACTAGGTTAACCTATTTTTGTAGAGGAAGTTCATTTTTATCAAAAATTTTTATATCAATAAAACGACAAGTTCTCCAGGCCCATGTACGCCTATACTTAGGTCCATCTCTATATCGGCACTTCGGCTGGGTCCGGTTATGAAATTAAAACATGATGTCAAATCTCCTGATGGAACTTGCTGATGAATAGCCTTTAAAACCTGAGTGATTCTGGGAACGATGGTATCTTTTTTTACAAATCCGATGGAAATGAGGGGAAGTAAACTGACGCTTCTCCCCTTTCCTTTCCCATGAAACAGAGCCAAACTTCCCGTTTCAGCAACCCCAAAATCCGCAAAGACAATTCCAACTTTAGACTTTTCCGTAAATATAAGGTGATTTTCTTGTCCATCCTGCCATTTTTTCCAGTTGGCCTTCAACTGATTCAGAGCTTGATAAACTTTCAACTCTTCAAATCGTTCATCATTCCAAATGATTACTTGATCATTTTCCGAAATCCAGGGACCTAAAATGATATTCAAGTCTTTTTCATTCTCGGCGTCAATCACTTTGGCCCCGATTTTAGTGGCATTGGCAATAAACATCTCGATCAGTTCGTCCCGATTCATATCCTTATAAAAATGATCCCAAGGTTGAGAGATATAAGTTGGCGGCTTCACTCCGCTTCTTCTTTCCCTGCCCAGATGACTTGCGATATTTTTTAAAAATGCTTCTTTACTTGCCAATTTTATCGCCTCCTTTTTCTTCTTTCCACCAACTGCGGAATGAATCCTTTGGAGGTAACGGGAAATCTTTCACATCCGTCCAATCGGAAAGAGGTCCAGGACCCTTTTCAATGTGACTTTCATTGGAAAATGGTTTTAGAACTTTATGGGCCATTGCCACGCTAAAGTCATAGATTGCTTTCCTTTCAGCGGCAAACCCAAAACCCTTAAAGGCCATTCTTTCGGAAAATGGGGTTAACTTTGCATCCACTACATCCTGGCGTAAGAAAATAAGATAATCATGGAGCGGAATCTTCACCGGACATACATCGGTACATGCTCCACAGAGACTGGAAGCATACGGCAGCTCCTTCCATTTTTCAATTCCCTCCAATAAAGGAGTAAGTACAGCCCCTATAGGTCCGCTGTATACTCCGCCATAGGCATGTCCTCCGATATGCCGGTAAACGGGACATACATTAAGGCAAGCTCCGCATCGAATGCAATTTAAAACCTGTTGATAACGGGTTCCCAGGATGCTGGAACGGCCATTATCCACGATTACTAGATGAAATTCCTCAGGTCCATCTCCATCTTCATGTTTTCGAGGACCGGTAATCGCAGTCACGTAACTGGTAATCCTTTGGCCCGTTGCACTTCTGGGCAATAATGAAAGCAACACATCCAGGTCCTCCCATGTTGGAACCAATCTTTCCATGCCCATAATGGCTACATGGGTTTTAGGTAATGTCGTGGTTAATCTCCCATTCCCCTCATTGGTTACCAGAACGACAGAGCCAGATTCTGCAATGGCAAAGTTACAACCAGAAATCCCAATATCCGCCTTTAAAAATTTTTCCCGAAGCTGTCTGCGGGCAAAAGCAGTTAGGGTCTTAGTATCATCAGACAGTGTCTCTCCAGCAACTCGGGAAAATAGCTCGGCGATTTGTTTCCTATTTTTATGAATGGCTGGTGCAATAATGTGGGAAGGTGTCTCCTTTGCCAATTGAATGATATATTCACCAAGGTCAGATTCAACAACTTCAACATCCAACTTTTCCAGTGCTTGATTTAAATGAATTTCTTCCGATACCATAGATTTTGATTTGATGACAGACTTCGCTTGTTTCTTTTTTGCTAATTGGGTCACATACTCTACAGCTTCCTCCTTGGTTGCAGCAAAGTAAACATAACCTCCGTTTTTTTCTACATTTTCCGACAACTGTTCCAGGTAGCTATCCAGATTTTCAATCACATGAGCCCTGATTTCCTGGGCACGGTTGCGCCATTCTTGGAAATTGCCCAGATCATTCATAGCCATTTCCCGCTGGGTGCGAAAACGCTCTTGGGCATTTTGAACGGATTTCTGCAAATAATCATCCTGAACCGCAATCTTCACTCGATCTTTAAATGCAGATTTATTTTCCATGATTTAACCCCCTCTCCAAGAGTTGGGCGGTGTGCAGAACCTCCACCGGTTTTCCTTTTCTGCGAAGCCTTCCGCCAATATTCATGATACAGCCAAGATCAGAGCCGACAAGTATGTCTGCCTCTGTCTCATAAACATGCTGAATCTTTTCATCGACCATTTGCTCGGAGATTTCAGGCATCTTCACGGAAAAAGTTCCGCCAAAACCACAGCAGTCCTCTTTATAGGGAAGATCAACAAACGTAATTCCCTTTATACTTTTGATCAATTGGACGGGCTCTTCCTCTACACGAATTCCCCTTTTCATGTGACAGGAATGGTGGTAAGTCACTTTTGCGGGATATACGGCCCCCAAATCCGTCTTTTTTAAGACTTTAACTATAAATTCCGAGAATTCAAAGGTCTTGTCTGCTAATTCTTGTGCTTTCCCCGACCATACCGGGTCATTGGCAAACATCATGGGATAATAATGTCTAACCATTGCTGCACAGGAACCGGATGGCGTAACAACATTGGGACTGTCCTTAAAGACTCTGATCATATGTTTAGCCGCTTTCTCGGCGTCTTCCCGATAGCCGCTGTTATAGGCGGGTTGCCCACAGCAGGATTGTCCCTCAGGAAAATCCAACGAAACTCCCAGTTTCTCCAAGACATTGACTAAACTCTTCCCTACTTCAGGATAAAAAATATCTGATAAACAAGTGATAAACAACGAAGCCTTCATCTCTCCCATCTCCCCCTTAACGATGATGTTTAGCGATCTTGACCTTGAAACTTATCTACAACCTCTTCCACTTTGACTAAATGGGTTAGCATTCTTTGCTGAGCTAATGTCGCATTTTTTTCTTCTATGGCCTGAAAAATAGATTTGTGTTCAAGGTACAGCCGATGGTGAGTAGCCTCCTCGGCGTAAAGCCAAATCCTTCGACTTTCTTTCATGGTTTCCCGCATAAATCCGGAAATATTGTTCATCAATTTAATGAGCATCTTATTTTTGGTTGATTTGGCAATGGCCATATGGAACTTCACATCTGCCAATTCTCCCAATCCCTCATCATCCGCATCAAGGGCCTTCTCCATCTCCAACAGAGCCTCCCGCATCAGAGTCAAATCTTCTTCATCCCTTTTAGATGCAGCAATCCCTGCAATCCCTACCTCCATAATTTTACGAACTTCCAACAGTTCTTTTATTTCTTTCGGGTTCATCAACACTGCTGATGAGAGCGGCTGGGTAATGGCAGAGGAATTAAACTTGCTTATAAAAGTGCCTTCCCCCTGTCGCATTTCTACCAGGCCCATCGCTTTAAGAGCGCTTAAGGCTTCCCGGACAGCAGAACGGCCCACATTAAATTTCTCTGCTAATTCCCGGACAGAATCCAACTTGTCTCCGGGCTTCAAGATTCCTTTGCTAATCATTTCCTGAAGCTGTTCTGCCACTTCTTCATATATTTTCTTAGTCCTTATCTTTTTAAATTCCATTATGATCCCCCCAATAAAAATCGCCTTCTAAATACATCACCATAACTATACACCAAAATAAAGATAAGGACCTAATTCACGCGTTCATTAATTTAAAAAAATTTAAATAAAGCATAAATTATCTGAACTTTAAAAATATAAAATTCACACCATCTATTATAAACAAAATTGATCATGTCATCAAGTCATCTGATGACTGAATCATTCACAAAATTCTTGCTCATTTTAAACTATTTTTATTATAATAAAAATGAACATGGTCATCAGATGACCTGAAAACTAGGGGATGGAGGGAAATCTTCATGCTGTCTACAAATATAAAAAAAGAACTAATTTCTATCGTAGGGGACCGATACTATTTTGATGACCAAGAGGCATTAATTACTCATTCCTATGATGCAACTCCCATGTATCAGTCTATGCCTGACGCCGTGATTTTCCCAGGAAATGTTGAGGAAGTAAGCGCTGTCATGAAGGTGTGTACCAAATATCGCATACCGATTGTAGCCCGAGGTGCCGGAAGCAATCTAAGCGCAGGCACAGTTCCGGTTGAGGGAGGCCTTGTCATGGTGATGACCAGGATGAGTGAATTGGAAGAAATTGATGAAGAGAATCTGACCGCTACCTTCCAGCCAGGATTAATTACCAAAAAGCTTCATGAAGAAGTGGAAAAAAGGGGCCTTTTTTATCCTCCGGATCCGGGGAGCATGGTTGTTTCCACATTAGGCGGAAATATTGCCGAATGCGCCGGAGGTTTGAGGGGGTTAAAATATGGAACGACCAAAGATTATATC
This genomic interval from Microaerobacter geothermalis contains the following:
- a CDS encoding FadR/GntR family transcriptional regulator: MEFKKIRTKKIYEEVAEQLQEMISKGILKPGDKLDSVRELAEKFNVGRSAVREALSALKAMGLVEMRQGEGTFISKFNSSAITQPLSSAVLMNPKEIKELLEVRKIMEVGIAGIAASKRDEEDLTLMREALLEMEKALDADDEGLGELADVKFHMAIAKSTKNKMLIKLMNNISGFMRETMKESRRIWLYAEEATHHRLYLEHKSIFQAIEEKNATLAQQRMLTHLVKVEEVVDKFQGQDR
- a CDS encoding LutC/YkgG family protein, giving the protein MASKEAFLKNIASHLGRERRSGVKPPTYISQPWDHFYKDMNRDELIEMFIANATKIGAKVIDAENEKDLNIILGPWISENDQVIIWNDERFEELKVYQALNQLKANWKKWQDGQENHLIFTEKSKVGIVFADFGVAETGSLALFHGKGKGRSVSLLPLISIGFVKKDTIVPRITQVLKAIHQQVPSGDLTSCFNFITGPSRSADIEMDLSIGVHGPGELVVLLI
- a CDS encoding LutB/LldF family L-lactate oxidation iron-sulfur protein, encoding MENKSAFKDRVKIAVQDDYLQKSVQNAQERFRTQREMAMNDLGNFQEWRNRAQEIRAHVIENLDSYLEQLSENVEKNGGYVYFAATKEEAVEYVTQLAKKKQAKSVIKSKSMVSEEIHLNQALEKLDVEVVESDLGEYIIQLAKETPSHIIAPAIHKNRKQIAELFSRVAGETLSDDTKTLTAFARRQLREKFLKADIGISGCNFAIAESGSVVLVTNEGNGRLTTTLPKTHVAIMGMERLVPTWEDLDVLLSLLPRSATGQRITSYVTAITGPRKHEDGDGPEEFHLVIVDNGRSSILGTRYQQVLNCIRCGACLNVCPVYRHIGGHAYGGVYSGPIGAVLTPLLEGIEKWKELPYASSLCGACTDVCPVKIPLHDYLIFLRQDVVDAKLTPFSERMAFKGFGFAAERKAIYDFSVAMAHKVLKPFSNESHIEKGPGPLSDWTDVKDFPLPPKDSFRSWWKEEKGGDKIGK
- a CDS encoding (Fe-S)-binding protein; protein product: MKASLFITCLSDIFYPEVGKSLVNVLEKLGVSLDFPEGQSCCGQPAYNSGYREDAEKAAKHMIRVFKDSPNVVTPSGSCAAMVRHYYPMMFANDPVWSGKAQELADKTFEFSEFIVKVLKKTDLGAVYPAKVTYHHSCHMKRGIRVEEEPVQLIKSIKGITFVDLPYKEDCCGFGGTFSVKMPEISEQMVDEKIQHVYETEADILVGSDLGCIMNIGGRLRRKGKPVEVLHTAQLLERGLNHGK